The genome window ctgctgggttgaaagttctcttccagtcgcttctacgtatgattttctcattcttggttccttgtggtacagctcctttgttcatgaatgtttgctttatactttctgattctttgctcCACTagtgggtacttgagaaggacatctctgttcttcatttcttgtatttcgtggtacctttcttgagttgtctcaatcctACAGTAGCTGTCTTACATTACCTGAGGATCCCAGgcctctggcagcctctgggtatcctGGCCCAGttcttttattgaattttgctggactttttaatgacctttttgctgaaaatctgaacataaataaggccttaatgttgattcttcttgctgcttgaattaggccttctttacttttcatggaatgggctttcttgtgaaattttggccttcaacacCATGTAGCCTAAAAATTTGCCTGATCCCACGCCAaatgagcatttggaagcatttaGGCGCAGCTTGTGCTTCCTTAAGACATCAAAGGTGCTGCCGAGGTCTCCTAaatgctcggacaccactttactcttcaccaccatatcatcaacatagattTCGATGCTCTTGCCCAACTGCGGCTCGAACATTCTTGTCATCATCTTTTGATAGGTGGACCCTGCGTTCTTCAGATCGAACGACATTACCTTGTATTGGTAGTTCCCAATAGGTGTCACGAAGGCTGTCTTCTCCTGATCCTCCAgggctagtggtatttgatgatagccttgaaaggcatctaagaagctcatccgaGAATGGCCCGCTGTTGCATCCACCAGCTGGTCTATCTAAGGCATGGGGAACGGGTCTTTCGGGCATGCTttgtttaggtccgtgaagtctacacaaACCCACCATTTTCCACTTCTCTTCTTGACCACCACggtattggccagccattcgaggtaaaaaacctctttgatagcccctgcatGCTTAAACTTCACCACTTCATCCCTAATTGCATCGGCGTGCTCTCTTAATGGGTGACGCGGTGTCTGTTTCTTGGGAGTGATGGACGGGTTGACATTGAGATGGTGACAGATGAAGGCTGGATCAATCCCTAGAGCATCGCAGGCATCCCATGCAAATacgtcaatattttttttgagaaactcaaTCAACTCCTCCTTCTCCTAAAGAGGCAGCTGAGCCCCTACCTGAAAGAACCTTTCCGGGTCACCACCAATGACCACCTTCTCTAGATCTTTGCAATTTGCCTCATCGATAGCTGTATCCTAAGGCGACAGTGGGgcctttgattgctataagttcTTTTTAGCAAAGGCCGAGGACTCTGCATCGAGCCGATGCGAAATGGCAGCCACCACACATTGCCTTGCCGTGGATTGGCAACCACGGATTTCGAGAACCTGGTCCCCTGACgggaatttcaccttctgatgcaatGAGGAGGCAATAGCCCCTAAGGTATGGAGCCAGGGCCTACCAACGATGGCTGTATAGGGAGAGTAGGTATCCACCACAATAAAGTTCACCTCCACTATCTCTGGGCCGGTTTGGATGGGTAGCCTAATCATGCCCTTTGGAATAACAAGATTCCCGTCGAAACTCATCAAAGGAGAGTTATAGGGTGTCAAATCTTCCGGTTTTAACCTCAGCCCCTTATAGAGGTCGGGGTATATAACCTCAGCCCCACTGCCACCATCCACCATCACTCTTTTCACATCGTAGTCCCTGATTCTGAGAGTGATTAACAGCGCATCGTCATGGGGCTGGGTGGTTCCTATCTTGTCTTCTTCTGAAAAACTCaagattggatgaaaattcaTTCTGGCCCTCTTCGGCTCTGGTTGGGACTCCTCGGCAAGCCGCTGAGCCACAGATAACACTCGTGAAGGGCATGTGCCTGTTCTTCCTGGTGCGGCCAAGATTACATTGATCGTCCCTACAGGTGGCCTTAGGGCAGTATCTCTCTGGGGTTCTTGATGGGTCTGGCCTTGATGACCACTAGGATGATGCAGAAGGTGTTTcagctttccttctcggactaGCTGGTCCAGATAGTTCCAGAGGTTCCTGCAGTTCTCCGTGGTATGTCCATGGTcttggtggtattggcaataaaaTTTCTGATTGCGCCTCGTGGATTCTCCCACTATCTTATTCAGCCACTTAAAGTATGGCtcgttcttgattttctccaacACCTGATGTACTGGTTCTCGGAATACAGTATTGACAGTCTGTGTGTTGGTTACTCCAGATTCCCTACAAAATCTCTCCTCGGGCGGTTGCTGTTATatcggtccgacctgaaatccctcctttCCT of Quercus lobata isolate SW786 chromosome 8, ValleyOak3.0 Primary Assembly, whole genome shotgun sequence contains these proteins:
- the LOC115956146 gene encoding uncharacterized protein LOC115956146 — protein: MNFHPILSFSEEDKIGTTQPHDDALLITLRIRDYDVKRVMVDGGSGAEVIYPDLYKGLRLKPEDLTPYNSPLMSFDGNLVIPKGMIRLPIQTGPEIVEVNFIVVDTYSPYTAIVGRPWLHTLGAIASSLHQKVKFPSGDQVLEIRGCQSTARQCVVAAISHRLDAESSAFAKKNL